From Thermococcus barophilus MP:
ATAGTACTTCCACAGTTCACTGATCCTCAAGGCATCGTAATGCATGTTATGGACATCTCTAACAGGACTATGGCCCATTATCTTTCTTCCAGCCGTCAGGACACGGTCATTTGCAATACCCTTAGCCTCGGCTTGTCTTCTCCACTCCTGCGCAAATATTTTTCTGAAAAATTTTAGCTCGAACTCATGAATTCCGTCAGAAACTTCAAACTTCATGATCTCGCGGTTTTCTTTGATAATCTTGTGAAGGAAGGTGTCTTTAAAGTACTTCTTATTCTGGTGTATGAAAAGATAACCACCTCTATCCTCTATTTCCTTTCCGTACTTTGTGAGATAAAACTTCAATGCAAGCTCAGCCTCTCTTGTTAGAAAGGCAATCTTAAAATAACCTGTCGCATTTCTGAGTCTTCCTTCCTTTGTTTTACTAGCATCAAACTTGACTTGATGCAACTTGATGTTGATCATGTCAACGGTTGTTTGGGCGACCTCACTTACTCTCCTACCTGTCGAGAATAACAGCAATGCAAAGACTACTGCTTTTACATATCTACTTTCCGAGAGCTTTCCACTTTCAAATAGCTTTTCTAACCTAGCAAAGAACTCCCGAGCATCTTCAATTGTTACATCAGGGGTGTCATCTTCCAATTTTGCTATCCACGCATCTTTTGTTTTTCTAAGTGGCGCATCTAACACTTCAATAACCTTCGCTGGCGCCCCCAAAAGTCTTAGCATCATCTTCACGTATCTCATCCGCTTTAACTTAGCAGACTCCCCATAACCTGCCCGAGAAAGTGCATCTACATACTCACGCAAGATGTCTTCCGATATTTCATACACTTCAACTTTCTCAGGAGCTTTTGGATTTTTTCCTTTAACGAGTTCCCCTGTCTTAGTAAAGTGCAAGAACTGCCAAATGTAGCGTTCAATTTCTTTTCTTGATGATTCTGAAAGTTCTTTTGTATGGTCTGCCAGTAGTTCTTCTATGTCTTCACTAGTGAATTTGTATTTAACATTGTTACCTTTGTACCGGAGCCATATGGTTTCACTAGCCATTCATGGCTCCCACCGTAAGTAAATTTGCAAAAAGGGATTATTAAACATAGCGGAAGACTAAAATAAGTGAAAAGAGGTATGTTTAAATACCAGTCCTAATTGCTTGAATTTCCTATTATCTTGCACTAAGTGTACCATCTTAAACTTGAGTCATGACTTTCAGAGAAACTCCTTGTGGTAAAACAGTAAAAACTTTAAAAAGCACTGATTTGTTTCATTATTTGGGAAGTTTAAGATGTCGCCTAAGAGTAAACAAGCAACAATACTTGAGTTTTTATCTGTAAAAGGAAAAGACAAACAACAGAAAACAATCAAGTCTCAACCATTGATGAAATCTTCTGAACCAGAAGAAGAAAGTTTTCCTCTCGTAGAAGTTGATTCGGAATGGAATATCATTAGAATAAATCCTGAGATTGCCAAATCTCTATTTGCAAAAACCGTAAAAACTTACTATGGATTAGGCAAAAATTATGTCGCAGAGAATTTACTGCATGACGAAGAGAAAGTTGAGTTTCTAAGAAGAGTCTACGAACTTTTCCCCTACAACTATCTTGCAAAGTCAGAAAATGGAATTCCCTACTACGAGTATTACTCAACAGCAGAAAACATTGACGCTGACATAGTAGACCATCTCCAACTTATCAAGATTGGCGAATATCATTGGGAAGAGCTTGATCCACACATAGCTGTGCGTTTAATCACTGCACACATTCGCTCTTCTTTCGGGGAGTTCTTAAAGAACAAACTATCCTCAAGAGAATTGAAGGATGTATGGATAAGACTTCCAAAAGGGAGAGAGCGTGTATCATTGGAATTCGTGAAGAAATTTGAGCTTGGAACATTAGGGTACTCAATAGAAGATGGAGAAATCTGGATGGCACTTAGACGGCGCTCAAGTGCTAGTGCTGTACTACTTGCAGACTTTCCCCCTAAAGTTCTCGAATATGTTATGATTAAGCTAAAGAAGCTGGCCGAAGAAGCAGTAAAGCAAGACTACAGAAAAGTGAGGATTTACAGCGAGACACAGCCGGGTTCTGGAACGGCGGCAGTTATTGATGTTATCATTGGACATGACAACGTAATTCGCTTTCTTGAAGAACATCCAAAAGGGGCTTTTCACGTGAAGAAGAGATTAGAGGAGCTTGGAAAAAGTCTTGATGATGTCAATTATCTACTCATAGGAGTTTATGACAACAGCATTTCTCTCAAAAGGGCACTAGAAGATGAAAATTGCCAGTACTACTTTACAGAGCACAATGCTTATCTTGTTCTAACAACTGAGGTCCAAAAGGAGCTATTTGGAAGAATTGTAGATGATTGGAGAGGAGAGATTGTTGAGGAATATCGGGAAAAGCTGAACGAAATAACAACTTCAGGAAAATTATTTAGTCAAGTCTCCGGAATCAAGGGAATCACTGTAAATATTCGTGAGAATCTTCTTGTAAGAACCCTTAAGGGGGAAATAACTGTCAAAGATGTCAAGGATATTATGAGAGATGAGTCAATATTCCTCAATCTCCTTCCAATTTCTGAAAAAATTCTCAATGAAACAAAGAGACATAATCTCAGATTGCTTATTTTCTACCCGAAGAAATTTGATGAACGCATTAGGAAATCAATATTTCTCGATCAGATAGAAAGACTAAGAAATGGATTATTATCAAACTCATTTTCCAGCGTTGATGAAGTTGATCTTATTCCAGTTAGTAGAGACAGATCATTGGACTACCACAAGACCATGCTTGAGGCTGGGTTGGATAAAGTTAGAGACTACACTCTCGCAACAATTATTTTTCCTGAGCAGTACAACAAGCGCGATCTTGAGCTGAGAGAGTTTTACAACTGGCTTAAAAAAGAGTTTTATGACGAGACAAAGCCACTTGTGTTTCAAGGAGCTAGAGTTGAATCTGTTTTTGGAATGTACAAGCGATATGCAGTGCCTAATATTGTTCTTCAAATGGCGGCTAAGCTTGGTGTCTATCCATACAGTCTTGAAACGAGTAGTGGATATGATTACATAATTGGTATTGACTACACGTATTGGCACGAGAGAGATGCTGTATCAGTTGGTGGTGGAGCTGTCGTTGTTAGCCCATCCGGTTTGATAGAAGGCATTTATCCGATAGCAATACCATCTAAAAGGGAATCATTAGATATGAAGGAGATACTCCAAGAATGGTTCCTAAAGACTGTTCAGAATAATCCAGAGATCATGAAGCAAGGAAGAGTTACGGTGCTGATATCCAGAGATGGTATGGTTCCAAAATATGAGAGGAACAGAATCCAAGAGTTTCTCTGCGAGTATTCAGATGAACTTGACATGACTATTGAAGCTGTGGAAGTTAGAAAAAGGATTCTCACTAGGATCTGGTCATTGGATGGACCAAATACCTTCTATTCGCCAGTTAAAGTTGGCAACTACACTTACTACATGGTCAATGCTCACGCTGGCTATCCTCTCAGAAGAAAAGAAAGGAAGATTTATTACTCAAAGCCCTATCTAATTGGGAGTCTTTATCGCTTCCAAAGTGGTAAAGTGCAACCTATTCACGGTAGTGCAAGTAGACATCTTGTAGAGTCATTAATTCGTCTTCAGAAAATCAATTACACTACGACAAAAATGGACAACGTGAGATTGCCTCTCCCAATAGACGTCACTCATAAGCTAATAAATTTCATCAGAGACGTTAACATGAGGGTAAAAAGAGTTGGAATTCCAAACAGCCTCTTCATGGCTTAATTCTTAATTTTTTCTCTTGAGTCTCCATAAAATACCTCTTACTCACGCCATTGGATAATTAAAAAACAAAAGCGACAGCTAAAATTACTTGTTTTCAGCGTTTAGTGTTAGTGTAGCAATTTTGAGTTCCGTTTTAGTGCTTCTTAATGTGTTAAGGATGATGTTCATCAGGTGGGTAACAAAATTTGATCTGTCGAAACTATGAGGTGTAATATTCTTCAGAGGATCCTTTGAAAACATGTCCCATGACCCCTTAAGAAATCAAACTTCCCACCAATATTGTAACTTCACAACAGGCCTAGCAAAATTGGCTGATAGAAACCTTAATTAACATCAAAAAGCTTAGATTAAAGGTGAGAGCCCCGTGAGGTGGCAACCAATGATAGAGAAAAGACAAATTTCGAACTTCGAACCAAGCGACCTAGGTCGCAGGTCTAGAACAGGTTTAAAGCTTTTGTTGTATTCACAGTAACATCTACAACAAATATTTGAAGAACCTCTCAAACTCCCAGTAAAAGAAGGATTCGTATTGTTATTCTCCGTAAAGTGGAAAGACCCGTCTATGATGGAAAAACAAATCGCAGAAGGATTCAAAAGTTTAACAACTCCCCCATAACACGTTAATTTTTAAACGAGCGTAAGGGGTTACAAGAATGCACGAGTTCGATAAATCTATCTTCAAATTTCTCATGAGCTCAGGTGGAACTATTGCAAGCAATTTAAAGCCCTATCTGAGTCTTGCTCTTGAAATCTATGGGGTATTTGAAATTATCTCCAAGTTCATTCAATGGAGAAGGGAAGTAGAGAGAAAGAGGCGGCTTAGAAAGTCGCTTGCCAGTACATTCCAGAAAAAGTTAGACAAAGCAAAAAGGGATTTAGAACAATTGGCAGATGATATTGCTTATGCATTCGGGGCACTGTTTATGTACTCTACAGCAATACCACCTTTTGAACCAAAAGAGAAAGCTCAGAGAATAGTGAATCAAATTGAAAGAGATTACAAAGAGATGACAAAGAGCATGTATGAACTTATGAAGCTTGTTAGGAGGCATAGAAACATGATTATCGATGCTCTTGATTTGGATGAAACCCAGATTTTATTGTTGGATGGCTTAGCTACTGCGTTTAAAAATGAAACCCCAGATATTGAATCTCTCACTGATTATCTACCTCTTATCGTAGAAGAGATTCAGAAGAGCAAGAAGGAAAGGCAAATTTTTAGTCAAGAGTTGGGCAAGCAACTTGGAAAATTTAACTCCACTTATGGTTTAGTTACCATAAATCACGCTCTCGGAATTAACCGGCAATACAAACAGTGCTTTAAAAAAGCAGCCAGACATGGGATTAGGGAATTCTTACGGAGATTTAATGAATGCCGTACAAGACCCAAGCAAAAGCACCTCCCTCCTAAAAAGAAATGAATAGGATAGGAAGCAATAGAAATCTCAAATAAATGAACCCCCATCATTAGTGATTGGGTATTCACATCCACAGAATTTAAATAACAACCAATAATTTTTTATTGGTTGTTATTCAAAATGAATATCATGAGATCAATTACCCAAATACTCCTGGCTGAATTTGGGGGCAAAGTCATTACAAAGGAAGAGCTGGAAAAGTTTTCCACTTATTTGAAAGTAAATGATGTAGATTACCTCGTAAACTATCTCATTCAGTATGGCTACATCATAAGAATTCTAAGGGGACTCTATTATGTTAAAACTCCCATTGAATTCTCTTTTAAGAGCTCTCCCACAATTTACAAACTCCTCTCATTGGGGATGAATAAGATAACGAAAAACTGGTACTTTGGCCTCTTCACAGCATTAGTTCTAAATGGATTAACTCACGAGCACTACACTACAATCTTCATAATCAACGACAAGATCGCAAGGACAAAAATCATTCACATAAATGGAACTCCCGTCAGAATAATCAAAACCAAAAGAGAGCTATTTAACTTTGGAATAATCGAAAAAGATGACATGAAAATTTCTGATTTAGAAAAAACACTTTTAGATTTCCTCTACTTTGGAAACTATGGGACAATTTCAAAAGAACTGGCTTTAAGAATCTGGAGGGAATACAAAGATAGTGCAGATTGGAAGAAGTTGAAGAAGTATTTGGAGAAATATCCGGAGTCCATTGCAAAGGTGGTTGATGATGTTGAATAATGAACTTCTCTTCAAAATCAGGGAGAGTGAGAGGAAAGGCTTTGCCAATTTTGTTTCCAAGAAGGTTGGTATTAAAAACGTAGACATGGTTGAGTGGGACTACATTATTCACACCATCCTCAAAGAGCTTAAAAAAGACCCTCATTTTAGAGAAAACTATGTTTTCAAAGGTGGGACATACTTGGTTAAATGTCATCTGGGCTACTACCGCTTTAGCAGGGATTTAGATTTTGCCTATAGAAACAGTGAAGAACTCCAAGAGATGTCAAGGAGTAAACTCAAGAAATTTCTAAGTGAAGAGACGGGAAGAATTGCTGAAACACTGAATTGCATTGCAAGAGACTTGGGATTGGAGTTTTACTACAGAGATCATAACGACTTTAACAATCACCGCTACTTTAGCTTTTTGATAGGGCCTGGCTGGTTTAGAGAAATAATTGCCTATTCCCCAGCGGGAGAAAAGATAAAACTGGAGTTCAACTATGCTGAAAAGTTCGCATTTAAACCCAAAACAGCAAAAGCACACACTCTTCTGTCATGGAAAAAGGCAGAATTAAAAGTTAGGGATTATGAGAAATACATTGAGTTCTTCGGGAATCATTATCCCATTAGGGTTTCAGCATATCCGGATAAGGAAATTTTGATTGAGAAAGTGAGGGCTATTCTAACAAGGAGAGAATTCAAACTGCGTGATTTGTATGACCTTTACAAACTCCATCAGGTTAAAGGGCTGAAAATTAAAAAATATGAGAAGCAAATAATAATGAAGGTGAAGAATTACATCAGCCTAAGCAACAATGCACGTGAGAACCTCTTGAAGACCCTTGAAGAACTCAAGCGAGAGGACTACTTGAATGTGCTCAAGCCAGAAGTTGAAAAAGATGCTGTCCTTATTGTTGAAGAATTTGACAAGGATAAGTTCTTTGAGTTTGTAGAATCTCTCAGGAAAGAATTGCTGGAATTAATTGAATCAGAAGGATTTGCAGCCCTCATTAAAGAGTGGTAACAAAAGACTTCAGGTCATGTAACCCCCTTGAAAATCGAACCATCTACAGCTCTTAGATCATTTTTGATCAGGGCATGAAAAAGACTTATTAATATCAAAGAACACATTAACAGGCTGAAAACTTTCCGTGGTGGCGGCCATGCAAAGACGAAAAAATGGTTCGAACTTAGAACCTGAGGGATGGGTCACGGGACACAAAAATGGTCTCGCGACCCATTATGAAGAAGCGCCAGAAGAGAAGTTTCCAGCCAATGGGCTTGAGTTCTTCATGGAATTGTTCGGTAGGGCTATGGGAGCAGTGTTTAGAGAAATTGCAGAGCTCTATGGTAGCCCCGCGGGGATTCGAACCCCGGTCGCGGGATCCAAAGTCCCGCATGCTTGGCCGCTACACCACGGGGCTGCCCGATAGATTGAAGTGAGGGTGAATTTATAAACCTTACCTTTATCCCTATTCCAAAGAGATCAAAAAAGTTTACAACAAAACTCCGGAGATCAAAAGATAATCTCTTCCTCCCCAACCCCCAAAGAGAACTCCGAAAGTACTTTATCAAAGTCGCTCTCCGCGGTAAATATGAATCCACAAGTGTCGCACTTTAATGCAGAACCTTCCACTCTGAGCGGGGAAAAGCATATGGGACATCTGTACTCCTTCTCCTCCAGCTCTCCAAAAACTTCATCAAGCATAACCAAAATTTTCAGCTCATTTTCCCAATCTTCATGAACCATTCCCCAATAAGGAATTGATATTGGAACCTTGTCTTCTAAAATCAGGGCATTTATTCCAATACTCCTAATCTTTGGAGGTAGTTTTTGTGCAGGCTCAATTGAAACAACATCTTGGTCATAAAATTCAATGTGCTGAGCTCGAATTGTTATACCAGAAGAGAGCCTTTTGTTCAGAGGATAAAGCTGAACAAATAGAGCACTCTCTGGCTCAAAGTAAGCGGTTAAGCCGAGGTTTTTCTTCGTGAAAAAATAAACATAGGTTTCATCGTCAACATTTTCTCCAGCCAATGAGAATCCAAGCTTAGCCAAAGCCCTTTTCAAGAAGAGAGGCTTAGGAAAAGAACCTCTAATCAAGAGATGCTCTCCTATCCAGCCGGCTAAAGGCATTGAGTATCCTATAAAATACTGCCTCTGCACGCGAAGATAAGCAATGCTTGGAATTAGCTTCATAACAAAGATAAAAGGGTGTTAAACTTTATAGCACTTTCGCTAAGCTCCAAAGAACTCATCTAAGCTGACGACCTTCTTTTTCTTCTTGGGTTTATGCTTCTCGGACTTTTCGGGTTTATGAGCCTGCATTTTAGTAAGCTCTCTTTTCTCAACTTTTTTGGGAGCTTCTACTTTCTTCTGGACTTTCCTCCCATTTCCATGGAACTCATCAAGATAACCATTCTTGGTAACAATTTTTCCAGTTCTCTCAGCAATCATTCTGTCGCAGATGTCATTCGTGTTCAATGCTAACAGAGTTCTCTGGGTTTCAGGGAAGACATTTGCAAATAGACTCTTAATGTCCTTTTCCGTTAAGCATATCCTTTGCCGCGTGTATGTAAGGACATCGTAATTAGTAACTAACAATTTTGCTGTGGGAAGGTACTTTTCAATTGCCCCCTTGCTGACCGTCAGTACTATCTTTCCACCACATTTTGGACACTTCCCGCTTAATGGAGGTCTCCTATATTTGGTGTTACACTTAACACATCTAAACTCCTGCCTTGTGAAGCTCCTTAAGTTGCCTCTCAAATCTGGAATTAGATGAGAGTTAATTATCGTCTCAGCCACATGATGCTCGTTAACTGCTCTGATTTTTTCAGCTAAAGCCAACTGCTGCCTAACTTTTTCCTCCATATCACCCAGCTGCTTGTATTTGCTCAGCTTTGGTCCAAGAGCAATGTCATCGGTGTCATGGGTGAACTTTAACCCTTCATACATCTCCGGCTTTCCTAATCTGTCTTCAACCCTTTCAACAACTCCAACAAGTTCTTTCGGAGATTTAAGTTCATACGTTGCTTCATAGAATTCAAGCGGATAATAACGGGCAATGTCCATATTGTGGACTTCGCTGTCAACTTCTCTTGGATCAAGCCTCGTAGTTACGACGAGAGGAGCATCCATTTTGCCTCCACGTTTTTCTGGCAAATAAAAGCGAGAGAAGTTCAATAGTGCATCAAGTAGAAGCATGACAGCGTCCTCATCTCCGTCACAATTTGAAGTAGTAATATTATCACTAACAATGACCGTATGATACTTGGCTACGCTCAATGAATACACCCACTCTTCAGGGGGTTTAACGTACTCCACACGGCGGACTCTAACAAGAATGCCCATCTCATTAGCCCTACGATATGGTTGGAACTTGTGATTCGTCCATGCATTAACCACAGAATTCTTACGCTCACTAATGAAGTCAATCTCCTCAAAGAATCTCTTTGCTTGAATTCCATAATAATCGAGTCTGTAAACAGTGGAAACAGGGACCCTTCTGCCTCTGTGCTCATGGTATCTTTGGACGATATTGCCTGGTCGGGAGTTTGCGTTTTTGTCAACCCCCCAACTTGCGTAGAGATTGAATTTTGCTATCATCAAGGTGTCTATATCCTCAAGGAGAGGCTTGTTGACGCTATAAACAACAATCATAGGTCTGCTTTTGATCGCAGTGCCATCACCTTCAAAGTAAGCTTGAAGCAAGTGCCTAACCTTCTCCTTTGGAAGCTTGAAGACAAATGCCGGGACCCTTTTATCCTTAGCTCCTTTTCCAATCTTTAGAACTCTGGTGAAAAGCAGATAGATAACCCTTGAGCCAACAGTTATTTTCTCCCCACGCTCGTAGATTCCAAAGCCATCTCCGAAGGCTTTCCTAAGGGCACGTTTAATGTCCTCTCTAACCTCTTCATCTCCGTTTGAGAAGCTTATCTGATAGACACTGTCACTCTCTCTTGCGTAACCTTCTGCTAAATAGTAGCCTATAAGCCTAAGGAGAGGCCCTATTGGAACGAAGCGCCTGATTTTTACGTGATCGGGCTTAAAGCCAATGTAACAGTCAGGCACATCCTTAATCGAGAGACCCTTTTCTTTCAAAACCTCAAGGAGAACTGCCAAGGGTATGGAATTTCTCCTTATGTAGTCAGGATTAACTTCAGCACCGATTTTCATTAGCCATTCAGCTATTCCGCGAACCATTATCCGCTCACGAAGCTCCTTAAACTCGTCTTTTGAGAATTCCTCGAGCAAATCTATGCTGTCAATATCCTCTTCTGGAAACTCAATCTTAGGCACAAGAATTAAGTCACCTTCCTTTACTTCAAAAGCTCTCTTCTTAATAAACCTCCCATTTTCGTAGACAAGCACTGGATGATCAACCGTCGTTTCAAAACTCCTGCCCAGCTCAAGTTCAAATCTTATGAGGTGATCAGTCGAAGGCAGTTTAATCACATCTTCAATGTCAGTTAAAACTACTTTTCCACTCTCTTCGTCAAAGGAATAAACTTTGATATCTACTTTTGGCTTCTTTCTTACATATGCCATGTTTTCATAGCTTTCTTCTTCAAATAGCTCATACAGCTCTCTGAGCGTTATTCTCTGAGGCATGCCGTTGAGCTGAACAAGTATTCTGGTATCACCAGGGAAGCAGTTCCTCCTCTTTGCAGCATGATAATACGGATGGGCATAGCCCACAAGAGCATCAACAAACCCTATAATCCTTCCAATGATTCCAGCGGATGTGTGCGGAGCTAAGCCTATGACAAGATGGCCAATCAAATCTTCCATCTTCTCGACATTGTAGAACCTTGGCAATCCATAGAATCTCTCAAGCAAATCGTCTATGAACTTTGCAACCCTCACAAGATACTTTCCAGCCTCTTTAGAAAGGATAACATCCTGAACTTTGAGCTCAACTATTTGGTCCTCACTCACCAAGGGCTTTCCTTCAAAGTCATGAGTATATCCGAGCTCTCTTAACTTCTCAACGCTGACTCCAATCTCTCTCGGCTTGAAGTGAGTTATCGGAGCATCTGTTGCATCAAAACGAATCGTGCCATCCTTGAACACATAAACGTCATTCTTAGCCCTTAAAATTCCCTTCTCCAGGGGCTCTGGCACCTTATGTGCTGAGGTCATACCCATGACGCCCTTAAGCTTATCAAGAGTATTCACTCTCACATTCTGCATTGCCTGTTTTACAAGATGAGACGGATTTATGGTCTTTTTGACATAAGCCCTCATCTCAATGCCGCACTTTGGACAGATCGTTTCCTCGGTTGAGCTATAGTTACATTTTGGACATCTGTACAGCAGTTTAGCCTCAGCTCCACACACTGGACAGGTTGGGAAAATATCAATATGACTGCAGTTGGTGCACTTGAACTGAGCAATCTCAACTTCGGCTAATTTTCCTTCCTGTGCCGCCTTGTAGATGTCTCTTGAGCTACCCCCAGCCAAACCAATCGGGAAGAGGACGTGAACCGGTGGCTTCATCTTTCTCTCTTTAGCCTTTTCAGGTCTTCCCATTCTCGCACCAATCCAGCTTATCCCCCTGTCCCTGAGCTTTACTTCACTGACCTCATTGACTATGTCTATGGTAGTGTGGAATTCCTTCGGCTCAAATTTCTTCTCCAAGTTAGCCAATGGAGTAAGCAGAGCAGCACTCCAAGGATACTCAATGATTACGCTTTTATCTTCAACTCTGTGGGGCAGGCCGAGCAGTTCAAGGTAGCGCTTTCCTTTCCTTCCAAGCACTTCAAGATTTATTACAATCTTCTTGGCATATTTTGTTCCAAGGTACTTATCCCACTCAATCTCAGCATTGACAAGAAGGCTTTGAAGTTCAGCAACTTCTTCTGGCTTGAGGGTGTTCCAGTAGAGAGTGTAGTATGGATGGAGAGGAATGTCAAGAACCTTTGAGAGGTGTATTGCCTCCTCAACTTTAGGTCTAATTTTCAGAGGGTCTTTCAGAAGCTCTGCCAAGAATTCTGGTTTTAAATCGAGATAATCAGCGGCTTCTTCAACTGCCTCTTCATCATTTTCAGCAAAGGGCTTGAGGGGAACTTCATATATATCTTCAACTGCTTTCACAAACTCCTGAATCCACCATTCTTCAACATAATTAGCTGGAAGTAAAGTTTGATTGTTCTCTACAAAATCTCCAAAGGCTATAATTGCATCGCCCAAGTAGAGTATTTCCTCGACTTGATCCCTAATCTTTAAAGCAAGATAGTAATCATCAACCCTAATGACGGAGCCATCCTTGAGCTTAACGATTGGACCTTCGGCTGTTGTAGCAGGGGTAACGATACAGCCCTTTCCCGGCCTCTCAGTCTTCATCTGTGTACCCACAGCCAAGAATTCATCAACAAGAATCATGACGGCAGGATTTATGCTCCAGGTTGCAAATCCGCTCACCCTCGAACGACCATATCTTAAACGGAAGCCACCATTCTCTGATGGTTCTGCAAATAGCGGTCTTCCACCAATAATTTCCTTTGTGTATTTGTTGTTTGGAGCAATGTTAGCTCTGAACCTTTCATAAAGTTCATAGTAAAAGCCTTTTTTGACCTTTACAGAGGTTTGTACCTCAGCCTTTTCCCCCTTTGATTTTTCAGCTTTCTCTTCTGTCCCTTCCTCTGTTTTGCCCTTCTCCTTTGCCTCAACAAATTCCTTGAGCCAGCCCCAGCCTTCAATGCCCATTTTATCAATGTATTTAACCAGCTTCTTCGCCTTCTGAAGAACACCTTCTGCCAAAACGAGAATCGCTCCACCTCTGAGCTGGTTTGTCTCAACTCCCGGAACGTCTCTATGAGAAACCTCAACGTCATCAGTCGCTTCACCGGTTATCTCAACCGGAATATTCTGCATAGCCAATCTTACCTCATCTGCCGAAGGGTGATATTGCAAACGGGTAACGGCTCTGTGATACAAATCAACTTCTTCAACCATTCTCTCTATGTGCTTCTCTGTGGGTTTAAACTTATCCAATCCAAGTTTTTTCCTAACGTAATCACCAACGAGAACACTTAACGCCTGAGCAGTTCCACCAGAACTTCTGATTGGCCCAGCGTAATAGAGGGCCAAATACTCCGTCCCATCTGGATTCTTCTTGATCTTAACCTGAGCTATACCTTCAATCGGAGCAGAAACTATACCTTCTGTCAGAATAGCCAGTGCAGTTCTAACAGCCTGCTCCGCCAGCTTTTCTTTGCTGTCAAACTTTCCGAATTTACCTTCAATGATCTCATCAACAATTTTAAGGGCGGCAAGCTCTTTACCATACTCTCTCGCAAGCTCTCTAATCCTCTCGGCAACACCTTTTGGACCAACCAAGCTTTCTACTCTACCTGCCATGTCCGTTGCTTGGGGAATTTCAACATCCCTGACGGGATCTTTTCCCTGGGCTCTCGCCTTCTTAGCTATCTCATAAGCCTTATCAATTTCTTTCTGCAACATTTCAAAATACGCTTTCATCTCTTCGCTGTAAAGCTCGCTCATTCACACCACCTGCTGAAGTCAACAACTGTCTTTAACCTTGCAGTTTCAATATCAATTATCGGAACCCTCGCTGGAGTTGGAACGATATTGACCATCTTCTGGAATTCAGTCTGGGCTTGCCAAGTGGCCGAGTTGATCAAAAATACACCGCGATAAATCTGATAATCAAGAACATGAACATGCCCCATTTGTACCAAATCCGGGACTTCCTCAATGACAAGCAGATCTTCTGGATCTGGCGCAATTGGAACTTTTCCACCAAACGTAGGTGCGAC
This genomic window contains:
- a CDS encoding DNA-directed DNA polymerase II large subunit, with amino-acid sequence MSELYSEEMKAYFEMLQKEIDKAYEIAKKARAQGKDPVRDVEIPQATDMAGRVESLVGPKGVAERIRELAREYGKELAALKIVDEIIEGKFGKFDSKEKLAEQAVRTALAILTEGIVSAPIEGIAQVKIKKNPDGTEYLALYYAGPIRSSGGTAQALSVLVGDYVRKKLGLDKFKPTEKHIERMVEEVDLYHRAVTRLQYHPSADEVRLAMQNIPVEITGEATDDVEVSHRDVPGVETNQLRGGAILVLAEGVLQKAKKLVKYIDKMGIEGWGWLKEFVEAKEKGKTEEGTEEKAEKSKGEKAEVQTSVKVKKGFYYELYERFRANIAPNNKYTKEIIGGRPLFAEPSENGGFRLRYGRSRVSGFATWSINPAVMILVDEFLAVGTQMKTERPGKGCIVTPATTAEGPIVKLKDGSVIRVDDYYLALKIRDQVEEILYLGDAIIAFGDFVENNQTLLPANYVEEWWIQEFVKAVEDIYEVPLKPFAENDEEAVEEAADYLDLKPEFLAELLKDPLKIRPKVEEAIHLSKVLDIPLHPYYTLYWNTLKPEEVAELQSLLVNAEIEWDKYLGTKYAKKIVINLEVLGRKGKRYLELLGLPHRVEDKSVIIEYPWSAALLTPLANLEKKFEPKEFHTTIDIVNEVSEVKLRDRGISWIGARMGRPEKAKERKMKPPVHVLFPIGLAGGSSRDIYKAAQEGKLAEVEIAQFKCTNCSHIDIFPTCPVCGAEAKLLYRCPKCNYSSTEETICPKCGIEMRAYVKKTINPSHLVKQAMQNVRVNTLDKLKGVMGMTSAHKVPEPLEKGILRAKNDVYVFKDGTIRFDATDAPITHFKPREIGVSVEKLRELGYTHDFEGKPLVSEDQIVELKVQDVILSKEAGKYLVRVAKFIDDLLERFYGLPRFYNVEKMEDLIGHLVIGLAPHTSAGIIGRIIGFVDALVGYAHPYYHAAKRRNCFPGDTRILVQLNGMPQRITLRELYELFEEESYENMAYVRKKPKVDIKVYSFDEESGKVVLTDIEDVIKLPSTDHLIRFELELGRSFETTVDHPVLVYENGRFIKKRAFEVKEGDLILVPKIEFPEEDIDSIDLLEEFSKDEFKELRERIMVRGIAEWLMKIGAEVNPDYIRRNSIPLAVLLEVLKEKGLSIKDVPDCYIGFKPDHVKIRRFVPIGPLLRLIGYYLAEGYARESDSVYQISFSNGDEEVREDIKRALRKAFGDGFGIYERGEKITVGSRVIYLLFTRVLKIGKGAKDKRVPAFVFKLPKEKVRHLLQAYFEGDGTAIKSRPMIVVYSVNKPLLEDIDTLMIAKFNLYASWGVDKNANSRPGNIVQRYHEHRGRRVPVSTVYRLDYYGIQAKRFFEEIDFISERKNSVVNAWTNHKFQPYRRANEMGILVRVRRVEYVKPPEEWVYSLSVAKYHTVIVSDNITTSNCDGDEDAVMLLLDALLNFSRFYLPEKRGGKMDAPLVVTTRLDPREVDSEVHNMDIARYYPLEFYEATYELKSPKELVGVVERVEDRLGKPEMYEGLKFTHDTDDIALGPKLSKYKQLGDMEEKVRQQLALAEKIRAVNEHHVAETIINSHLIPDLRGNLRSFTRQEFRCVKCNTKYRRPPLSGKCPKCGGKIVLTVSKGAIEKYLPTAKLLVTNYDVLTYTRQRICLTEKDIKSLFANVFPETQRTLLALNTNDICDRMIAERTGKIVTKNGYLDEFHGNGRKVQKKVEAPKKVEKRELTKMQAHKPEKSEKHKPKKKKKVVSLDEFFGA